The Akkermansia muciniphila genome contains a region encoding:
- a CDS encoding ATP synthase F0 subunit B produces the protein MLNLIADQSWNPFAPFGVTSWEPFLANLIAFILMVVILRYLAFKPIQNVLEKRRQRIEEGEEMREESERQLASVKEQTHEMLVEAGEKGQEKIEAAKEAASRLLEEQEAEAARKAEEIVKKARELAELEQQKERDALKEQFGQLVALATAQVTGKVLTEEDQRRINREAIDSLDS, from the coding sequence ATGCTGAATCTCATAGCCGACCAGTCCTGGAATCCCTTTGCGCCCTTCGGGGTGACAAGCTGGGAGCCCTTTCTTGCCAACCTGATCGCCTTCATCCTGATGGTGGTGATCCTGCGCTACCTGGCGTTCAAGCCTATCCAGAACGTTCTGGAAAAAAGGCGCCAGCGCATTGAAGAAGGGGAGGAAATGCGTGAGGAAAGCGAACGCCAGCTTGCTTCCGTAAAGGAGCAGACGCATGAAATGCTGGTGGAGGCCGGGGAAAAGGGGCAGGAAAAAATAGAAGCCGCCAAGGAAGCCGCCTCCCGCCTGCTGGAGGAACAGGAAGCGGAGGCTGCCCGGAAGGCGGAGGAAATTGTCAAAAAAGCCCGGGAGCTTGCGGAACTGGAACAGCAGAAGGAACGCGACGCGCTGAAAGAGCAGTTCGGCCAGCTGGTGGCCTTGGCTACGGCCCAGGTCACCGGGAAAGTGCTGACGGAAGAAGACCAGCGGAGAATCAACCGGGAAGCAATCGACAGCCTGGATTCCTGA
- the atpA gene encoding F0F1 ATP synthase subunit alpha — MSNILQELEAEIKKATATVSQENVGVIRSVGDGVAKIEGLSDVMLNEMIEFPGGVMGLAMNLEEHEVGAVILGDDSNLKEGDLVKCTGRLLSVPVGRSLLGRVVNTLGEPIDGKGPIKAEAYYPVEKIASGIISRQPVTVPVQTGILPIDAMIPIGRGQRELIIGDRATGKTAIAMDTMIAQAEQNRMAEEGRLPDHRPLYNIYVAIGQKRANISRLVAKLEETGAMKYSIVVAASASDPAAMLYLAPYAGCAMGEYFMDKGEDALIVYDDLSKHAVAYRQISLILRRPSGREAYPGDVFYLHSRLLERAARINKEHGGGSLTALPIIETQAGDVSAYIPTNVISITDGQIFLETDLFYQGVRPAINVGISVSRVGSSAQTKIIKKLAGSIKLDLAQFTELQAFAQFGSDLDPSTKAKLARGERIVELFKQNQYEPKLLGLEAADLYAMQKGYFDDVPVDRIKECQNAWEAYMQDQHPDLLESILKEKDLTPEIDAGLKAAIESFKLSWN, encoded by the coding sequence ATGAGCAACATACTTCAAGAACTCGAAGCAGAAATTAAAAAAGCCACGGCTACCGTCAGTCAGGAAAACGTGGGCGTCATTCGTTCCGTGGGGGACGGCGTCGCCAAGATCGAAGGGCTGAGCGACGTGATGCTCAATGAAATGATTGAATTCCCCGGCGGCGTGATGGGCCTGGCGATGAACCTGGAAGAACATGAGGTGGGCGCTGTGATTCTGGGGGATGATTCCAACTTGAAGGAAGGGGACCTGGTCAAATGCACGGGCCGCCTCCTCTCCGTGCCTGTGGGCCGTTCCCTGCTGGGCCGCGTGGTGAACACGCTGGGGGAACCGATTGACGGCAAGGGGCCGATCAAGGCGGAAGCCTACTACCCCGTGGAAAAGATCGCCTCCGGCATTATTTCCCGCCAGCCCGTCACCGTTCCCGTGCAGACGGGCATCCTCCCCATTGACGCCATGATCCCCATCGGCCGCGGCCAGCGTGAGCTCATCATCGGGGACCGCGCCACCGGGAAAACCGCCATTGCCATGGACACCATGATTGCCCAGGCGGAGCAGAACCGCATGGCGGAGGAAGGCAGGCTGCCGGACCACCGGCCGCTGTACAACATTTACGTGGCCATCGGCCAGAAGCGCGCTAACATCAGCCGCCTGGTGGCCAAGCTGGAGGAAACCGGGGCCATGAAATACTCCATCGTGGTGGCGGCTTCCGCCTCGGACCCCGCCGCCATGCTCTACCTGGCCCCGTATGCCGGCTGCGCCATGGGGGAATACTTCATGGACAAGGGGGAGGACGCCCTGATCGTTTACGATGACCTCTCCAAGCATGCCGTGGCCTACCGCCAGATTTCCCTGATTCTGCGCCGTCCGTCCGGGCGTGAGGCATACCCGGGGGACGTCTTTTACCTGCACAGCCGCCTGCTGGAACGCGCCGCGCGCATCAACAAGGAACACGGCGGCGGCTCCCTGACGGCCCTCCCCATCATTGAAACGCAGGCCGGGGACGTTTCCGCCTACATTCCCACCAACGTCATTTCCATCACGGACGGCCAGATCTTCCTGGAAACGGACCTGTTCTACCAGGGGGTGCGCCCCGCCATCAACGTGGGCATCTCCGTCTCCCGCGTGGGTTCCTCCGCCCAGACGAAAATCATCAAGAAGCTGGCCGGCTCCATCAAGCTGGACCTGGCCCAGTTCACGGAATTGCAGGCCTTCGCCCAGTTCGGGTCTGACCTGGATCCCAGCACCAAGGCCAAGCTGGCCCGCGGGGAGCGCATCGTGGAGCTTTTCAAACAGAACCAGTATGAGCCCAAGCTGCTGGGGCTGGAAGCCGCGGACCTGTACGCCATGCAGAAAGGCTACTTTGACGACGTTCCGGTGGACAGGATCAAGGAATGCCAGAATGCCTGGGAAGCCTACATGCAGGACCAGCATCCGGACCTGCTGGAAAGCATCCTGAAGGAAAAGGACCTGACGCCGGAAATAGACGCTGGGCTTAAAGCCGCCATTGAATCCTTCAAGCTCAGCTGGAACTAA
- the atpB gene encoding F0F1 ATP synthase subunit A, which translates to MSRFFQFLWLAALAVPGMMGGSACAAEEGAGHGLEQAAPQLFSIPLPGGIELPVSNSMLMLFLAVLLIGIVVWSATRAMRILPSRLQNAVEYFFETLYNFVESLLGPRLTRKYFWYFGTIFTIILVSNYMGLLPGVGTITYNGVLLFRGANADMNVTMFLGIFYALMWLYWCIREQGVKGFFIHLFGPKGRLPGFMGFVLVLIFLFVGLVEVLSITIRPIALGARLYGNIYAGETIIETMANMFGPVLSSLCVLPFLAIELLVGFIQALVFLLLTAIFLKLQVGDGDSHSHADKNEQKEPPVPDSLPPGKTS; encoded by the coding sequence ATGAGCAGATTTTTCCAGTTCCTGTGGTTGGCGGCGTTGGCGGTGCCCGGCATGATGGGCGGCAGCGCCTGTGCGGCGGAGGAAGGCGCGGGGCACGGACTGGAGCAGGCTGCCCCCCAGTTGTTTTCCATCCCGCTTCCCGGCGGCATTGAACTGCCGGTGTCCAACTCCATGCTGATGCTCTTTCTGGCGGTGCTCCTGATAGGCATTGTGGTATGGTCCGCCACCCGCGCCATGCGTATCCTGCCCTCCCGGCTGCAAAATGCGGTGGAATACTTTTTTGAGACCCTGTACAACTTTGTGGAGTCCCTGCTGGGGCCGCGCCTGACGCGCAAGTACTTCTGGTACTTCGGAACCATTTTCACCATCATCCTGGTCAGCAACTACATGGGGCTTCTCCCCGGGGTGGGCACCATTACCTACAACGGGGTGCTGCTCTTCCGCGGCGCGAACGCGGACATGAACGTGACGATGTTCCTGGGAATCTTTTATGCGCTGATGTGGCTTTACTGGTGCATCCGGGAGCAGGGGGTGAAAGGCTTCTTCATCCACTTGTTCGGGCCCAAGGGCAGGCTGCCCGGTTTCATGGGGTTTGTGCTGGTGCTTATCTTCCTGTTTGTGGGCCTGGTGGAGGTCCTGAGTATCACGATCCGCCCGATTGCCCTGGGCGCCCGTCTTTACGGCAACATTTACGCCGGGGAAACGATCATTGAGACCATGGCCAACATGTTCGGCCCCGTGCTCAGCTCCCTGTGCGTGCTGCCGTTCCTGGCCATTGAACTGCTGGTGGGCTTCATCCAGGCGCTGGTGTTCCTGCTCCTGACGGCCATTTTCCTGAAACTCCAGGTGGGGGACGGCGACTCCCACAGCCATGCGGACAAGAATGAACAAAAGGAGCCGCCTGTACCGGACAGCCTGCCGCCCGGAAAGACTTCATGA
- a CDS encoding ATPase: MIDPTAMTSLAELSGNVGFGLVTIGAGIGIGLIGAKAAEATGRNPGASSPIMVIAITLAALIEGVALISIFVK, translated from the coding sequence ATGATTGATCCTACTGCAATGACCTCCCTGGCCGAACTGTCCGGCAACGTGGGCTTTGGCCTCGTCACCATCGGCGCCGGCATCGGCATAGGCCTCATCGGCGCGAAAGCCGCGGAAGCCACCGGGCGCAACCCCGGCGCCTCCTCCCCCATCATGGTGATTGCCATTACGCTGGCCGCCCTGATTGAAGGCGTGGCCCTGATCTCCATCTTTGTGAAATAA
- a CDS encoding F0F1 ATP synthase subunit delta, with product MKIGKDTQNAARRLFRLCLDGNAVAEDRVRLIARKIAERKPRNYEALLTAFSRMVEYAVKSRTATIQSAVPLTEEERSRIQTKLAAKYGDGLYYNWEVEPGLLGGVRIQVGDDVKDGSVRSKIDRLADLARTLSN from the coding sequence ATGAAAATCGGAAAGGACACGCAAAATGCCGCCCGCAGGCTGTTCCGGCTCTGCCTGGACGGGAATGCCGTGGCGGAGGACCGCGTGCGCCTGATCGCCCGGAAAATTGCAGAGCGCAAGCCGCGCAATTACGAGGCCCTGCTGACAGCCTTCTCCCGCATGGTGGAATATGCGGTGAAAAGCCGTACGGCCACCATTCAAAGCGCCGTGCCGCTGACGGAGGAGGAACGCTCCCGGATTCAGACGAAACTGGCGGCCAAATACGGCGACGGACTTTACTACAACTGGGAAGTGGAGCCTGGCCTGCTGGGAGGCGTCCGCATCCAGGTGGGCGACGACGTGAAGGACGGCTCCGTGCGTTCCAAAATTGACCGCCTGGCCGACCTGGCCCGCACCCTTTCCAATTAA